Part of the Saccharomyces kudriavzevii IFO 1802 strain IFO1802 genome assembly, chromosome: 8 genome is shown below.
GGATACAGTGAGGTACCCCCAAAACCGTACTATTTCCAACCTTATTATTATCACCCGATGCAATATCATATGGGCCCTATGGCTCCATTGCATCCTTCTCAGAATTCGGCCGGTAACCATCATCCATACATGATGGTTTATCCCATGCCACCTCCCCCACCATCTGGATTAGATGGAAATATGATGCCCCCTCCAATAAACATGGGCCAACCTCATGCTGCCAATCACAGCAGTACTAATATTGAAGCAAGCGAATTCGTGCCGAAGGATGCTGACGACATAAATGAAGATAGTAAAGCGGCCTATAATTTAGACTACTGAATTTTGGgggtggaaaaaaaaaagttacaaaaattaatgTAATTCAATGGTGATGTTAATTATAAAAAAGTGTAGTTtcgtttcctttttctttccttacTTTCTTCCGGTCCGTTTATttggttttgttttgttttattcttcttttttcaaatctatCTTCTTTCAGTTATTCTTACAATACATGAGTCATCGGGTTTTGCTAGCAAAACCTACGTATGCTTCCAccttttatatattcttatttGTGTCTATCCTTTATATATTTTAATTTgttagattttttttttttttcccattgAGCTCTGTTACGGtgaaagtttttttctgtcAATCAAGAATTAGCATTGGCGGATTCACCAGTGATGGACCTCGATCAAATACTTATCTAAAGCATTTAGcagttttttcaagtcaTGCCTGCTGACTTCCTCTTTGATGATAACTAGTTCCATGGGAACCTTCCCATTGAAATACTTGAGCAActtgttgaaaagaacCTGGATATCTGAAGGTTGATCATGAATGCATCTATATAGCcaccttttttcaatcgCTGTGGCCCTTTCAGGTTCCAAAATCACAGTATAGTCATGCTGCATCTCCGGATCATCATATTCGAAATGCAGTACTTCCTCCTCATCGACCACAGCAATGTCATTATCGTCACGTTCATCGTCTCCCTTTTCATTCATGTTtttatctttgttttcgttCTTGTTAGCATCGTTGGGCTGCTCGCCCTCTGCCTTCCCCACACATGCTTCGTTGGCATTGGCATCTCTGTTTTGtccatcttcatcatccaattttttgtcTGTCTTTTTGTAATCCAGGCCCGGTCTTCCAGCGGCACTAGCCTTACGGAATCCCTCCTTCTCTAGATCCTCGTCCACTGCCATCTTTATATGTTTGTCCACGCGGATGTTGATGAACGTTAGCAATTGAGTTACGTATCCGTACTGTATCAACCACGCCAATGCATCCAAGTAAACTGGTTTGTGTTCTCTTGACGGAATTATGTTACTGTATGCTTGAGGTATATCCGCTGATAACAAATTTAGGAAAATGGGCAAGGTGGGCAACAACGGGAATTTGGATCTAAACAGTATCGAATTTTGATAGATCAAAGGTATCCTatcacttttttcctctttgtttttcgCAATTTCCACTTTTTTCACTTGTTCATCATTCTGTAAAGTATTTTTGAAGTCGTCTATGGTACAACCTTGAATAGGGGCCAACGGCGAAACGATATATGTGTATTTGGAACTTAGTGGGATCACTACCCTTGCGTGTCTCCAATACATTAAATGCAACGCACACGAGCGCAGAACGCCCGATTCCAATGAATTAGTCTCTGCAGTGATGTCATCTTGTGAAGAGGGGCTATCTAGTAATTCACTTATCAAATAGCGATACGACATTAGCGGAACATTCGGTTGGATGTTCCTCACCAAATGTTTTAGTATGATGGTGCCAATATCGTCTTGATACGAAAAGGTTTCGAGAGAActgataatattatttgGCTCATCTAGTAACAACAACGCATAATTCAGAAGATCGTCGTTATCGTCACAGAAGTAACTGCTTTCGTTATCATCCCCATCATCAACATTGGGTGCTCCACAATGCCCGGTGCTATTAATGTTGTTGCCGAATCTATATATGTTATTATTGGTATCGCTTTGTTGAGCCTCGTTATTTTGACCTTCAATTCTTAATGAggatttttccaaaaatttcatatttaAAATGGATGTCAAATATGAGCCTCTCAATACAGGTTGTAATTTAAAGTTTGGCATTTTTTCGAACTCATTTTGAATCGGGAtttgcaaagaaattacTTTATCGTCACTTATCTCAAGACATGcaatttcatttctttgaattttatcAACGCATTCTGTTAATGCTCTGGCCAACGAGGACTTCGCTAGAATCCTTTGATATAAGTATTTCCCCTTGTTGCCCGCGCCATTTATGGACTGGTATGTTTTTGAATGCTTCAATACTcgttctctttcttttaagATTATATGACATTCACTAGAAATATACGAGGTTTTTGACTGCACGTATCTCaacaataaagaaagcCTTGTCACAACAAACTGATACATATCATCAATTCTCTTGTTATAT
Proteins encoded:
- the NPR3 gene encoding Npr3p (similar to Saccharomyces cerevisiae NPR3 (YHL023C); ancestral locus Anc_4.34); translation: MDECLPNSCLLGVHLVISTHSGPQIVYHYPPSNTAFLTNNPTRHQHLYVNHDVLGKDTNKGDSLFNSGSAKTASQLAQNESLSNFNATITPSMTNANTNSGTLPSTRSHANTVGSQGSIPLASNGLANRDNDTGSNSGIFQYQESESESSSSGLSDSELSTDYVDISSDSFSISSSLSSPSLSSSPSSSSSSSPLQDGLSRTNSSFQSIDSMSPTSPQITVSNDGISVSESYVDPATNYKAKSTSKRSQNFFHKLNTKKSTDSKTHSPIRRLKSKPSQTANKSNKLFKNISNDTDGNAFTGNHSLSSKKSVSSAGEQSQDFHNNSLNDTPGQSPQHYHHHHKNIANSQRNFSTQYDTEEDMEVSTMLQDGKISMNEIFFKEENFQDVNKILEFDHDFVAEFCSPEREMCNTRFEFTVDNFCFLGLPIHVDSQGRWRKSKHKNKTRSKRSSSTTTNVSRKKSIASKISSLSENTLKKVNSDEVETDPDNNVGNMNYTDTPNLKINTDVDGIEFEREKEDLGKNMNMFHVCFVMNPHLVEYNKRIDDMYQFVVTRLSLLLRYVQSKTSYISSECHIILKERERVLKHSKTYQSINGAGNKGKYLYQRILAKSSLARALTECVDKIQRNEIACLEISDDKVISLQIPIQNEFEKMPNFKLQPVLRGSYLTSILNMKFLEKSSLRIEGQNNEAQQSDTNNNIYRFGNNINSTGHCGAPNVDDGDDNESSYFCDDNDDLLNYALLLLDEPNNIISSLETFSYQDDIGTIILKHLVRNIQPNVPLMSYRYLISELLDSPSSQDDITAETNSLESGVLRSCALHLMYWRHARVVIPLSSKYTYIVSPLAPIQGCTIDDFKNTLQNDEQVKKVEIAKNKEEKSDRIPLIYQNSILFRSKFPLLPTLPIFLNLLSADIPQAYSNIIPSREHKPVYLDALAWLIQYGYVTQLLTFINIRVDKHIKMAVDEDLEKEGFRKASAAGRPGLDYKKTDKKLDDEDGQNRDANANEACVGKAEGEQPNDANKNENKDKNMNEKGDDERDDNDIAVVDEEEVLHFEYDDPEMQHDYTVILEPERATAIEKRWLYRCIHDQPSDIQVLFNKLLKYFNGKVPMELVIIKEEVSRHDLKKLLNALDKYLIEVHHW